CAGATCTGCAAGGGCTTCCGCCGCTGGGCGCTGACGCACACCAAGGAGTTCACGCTGGTGTTCGCGTCGCCGACCGGGGCCACCGGCACCGCGACCGGCAGCGCCCTGCGCAGGCTCGACGAACCGTTCGGCAAGATCTTCCTCGCCGCGGCCGGCCACGTGCTCGCCCAGCACGACCTGGTCATGCCGCCGAACGACGTGGTCCCGCCCGAACTCCGCAACGACCTCACCGCGTTCCAGCAGGACCTGCTGACGGTGCTCAAGGAGTCCGGGCGGGAAATCCCGCCGGAGAAGCTGGACCTCGGGCTCACCTACCTGATGATCACCTTCTGGGCGCGGCTCTACGGCCACGTGACCCTCGAGGTGTTCGGCAACTACCCGATCCCGGTGTCCAAACCGGACGTCCTGTTCGAGGCCATGCTCACCGACCTCGCCCGGGACGTCGGGCTCTACTCGGATTAGGCCGCGTGGCCGCCGTCGACCGAGACGGTCGAGCCGGTCACGTACGCACTGGCCGGCGAGGCGAGGAACGCCACCGTGTCCGCCACTTCGGCGGGCTTGCCGTACCGGCCGACCGCGGTCATCGACGCCTGGTCCGCGGCGTACGGGCCGTCGGCCGGGTTCATTTCGGTGTCGGTCGGCCCCGGGTGCACGAGGTTCACCGTCACGCCGTTCGGAGCCAGTTCGCGGGCCAGCGCCTTGGTCATCCCGACCATCGCGGACTTGCTGACCGCGTACAGCACCATGCCCGGCCCCGGCACGCGATCGGTCACGCAACTGCCGATCGTGATCACCCGGCCGCCCTCGCCGAGGTGCTTGGCCGCCGCCTTGGTCGCGGCCAGCACGCCGCGCACGTTCACCGCGAGCACGCGGTCGACGTCGTCCATCCCGGTCTGCTCCAGCGGCCCGACGAAACCGACGCCCACGTTGTTGACCAGCACGTCCAGCCGCCCGAACTCGGCGACCGCCGCTTCCACCGCGGCCTCCACGGCGGCTGAATCCGCGTTGTCCGCGCCGACCGCGAGGGCCCGCCGGCCGAGCGCCTTGATCCGGTCGACCACGTCCGCGGCCTGCTCGGCGTTCACCGCGTAGGTGAGCACCACGTCCGCCCCAGCCTCGGCGAGCCGCAGTGCTGTCGCCGCACCGATTCCGCGGCTCCCGCCAGTCACCAGCGCCACTTTGCCGTCGAGGTTCATGTCCGTCCTTTCTGTTTGTTTCACTTTCAACCATCGAAGCGCCGAACGGCGGGCGACGCTGGCGTCTTTCGGTCCTGGCGGTCCGGTTCCGCACCCGCGCGGCCACTGCGTGTGACAGACTCCAGCCGGCGGGAAACGGGGAGGGGGCCGGGTTGCTGCACGTCCACGAGCTGGTGAAGGTCTACCGCCAGCGCCGGGTGGTCGACACCGTGTCGTTCAGCCTGCGGCCGGGCACGGTGACCGCGTTCCTCGGCCCGAACGGCGCGGGCAAATCGACCACGCTGCGGATGATCTGCGGCCTGACCACGCCGACGTCCGGCACCGCGACCATCGCCGGCCGCCGGTTCGGCGAGTGGCCCAGCCCGGCGCACGTCGCGGGCGTGCTGCTCGACGCGTCCGCCGTGCACCCCGGCCGCACCGGCAGGCATCACCTGCTCAACGCCGCGAAACTGATGCGGCTGCCCGCCGCCCGGGTGGACCAGGTGCTCGGGCAGGTCGGTCTCTCCGACGCGGCGAACCGGCGGATCGGCAAGTACAGCCTCGGCATGCGGCAGCGGCTCGGCATCGCGCAGGCGCTGCTGTGCGATCCGCCGGTGCTGATCCTCGACGAACCGATCAACGGCCTCGACCCGGACGGCATCCGCTCCACCCGGCAGTTGCTGCGCGGGTACGCCCAGCGCGGCGGCACCGTGCTGCTGTCCAGCCACGTGCTGTCCGAAGTGGACCAGACCGCGGACCGCGTGGTGATGATCGGCCAGGGCCGCGTCGTCGCCGACGGTCCGCTGGAGAGCTTCGCCGGACCGGCCCGCACGCTGATCCGCACCGCTGACCTGCCCCGGCTGACCTCCGCGCTGGGCCAGGCCAGGCTCGAACTGCGCCAGACCAGCGTGGACGGAGTGTCCGTCGCCGCTCCGATGAAACAGGTGTCCGACCTCGCGTTCGCCGCCCGCGTGCAGGTGCTGGAGCTGCGCGAGGAACAGCAGAACCTGGAAGAGCTTTTCTTTCGGCTCACCGGAGGAGCCCGATGATCCCCGCGCAAGCGCCCGCGTGGCAGGCCCCCGCTCAGCGGCGCGCGTCGTTCGGCACCGTGGTGGGCGTCGAACTGCGCAAGATGACCGCGACGGTGGCGGACAAGATCCTGGTGCTCTCCGCGCCGCTCCTGCTGGTGATGCTGTCGCTGCTGTTCTTGCAGGGCGGACTGCGCGACTACACGCTCGACAAGCAGTTGCTGCCGGTGTTTCTCACGATCCGGCTCGGCGCGGTGCTGATGAACGTCGTGCTCGTGAAGCTGATCGCCGCGGAATGGCATTACCGCAGCGCGCAGCCGACCCTGCTCGCCCAGCCGTCGCGGCTGCGCTACGTGCTCGCGCAGGCGACCATCGCGTTCGGGGTCTGGCTGGTCACCTCGGGGCTGAACCTGCTGATGACCTTCACCTACTACCGCAGCCGGCTCGACGCCTACGACACCCAGTTCCTGCTCGAAGCCCGGCCGGGCGCGATGGTCGCGACGATCCTGCTCGGCGGGTTCTGCATGACCCTGTTCGCGGTCACCATCGGCTGGCTG
The nucleotide sequence above comes from Amycolatopsis sp. AA4. Encoded proteins:
- a CDS encoding TetR/AcrR family transcriptional regulator, translating into MSSPTRRGRARAATEADIRRTARNLLVGQGPEAVTLRAIARELGITAPALYRYYESRDDLLENLRLDVCTDLAAELAEDIAELKDEGLLQLFQICKGFRRWALTHTKEFTLVFASPTGATGTATGSALRRLDEPFGKIFLAAAGHVLAQHDLVMPPNDVVPPELRNDLTAFQQDLLTVLKESGREIPPEKLDLGLTYLMITFWARLYGHVTLEVFGNYPIPVSKPDVLFEAMLTDLARDVGLYSD
- a CDS encoding SDR family NAD(P)-dependent oxidoreductase gives rise to the protein MNLDGKVALVTGGSRGIGAATALRLAEAGADVVLTYAVNAEQAADVVDRIKALGRRALAVGADNADSAAVEAAVEAAVAEFGRLDVLVNNVGVGFVGPLEQTGMDDVDRVLAVNVRGVLAATKAAAKHLGEGGRVITIGSCVTDRVPGPGMVLYAVSKSAMVGMTKALARELAPNGVTVNLVHPGPTDTEMNPADGPYAADQASMTAVGRYGKPAEVADTVAFLASPASAYVTGSTVSVDGGHAA
- a CDS encoding ATP-binding cassette domain-containing protein: MLHVHELVKVYRQRRVVDTVSFSLRPGTVTAFLGPNGAGKSTTLRMICGLTTPTSGTATIAGRRFGEWPSPAHVAGVLLDASAVHPGRTGRHHLLNAAKLMRLPAARVDQVLGQVGLSDAANRRIGKYSLGMRQRLGIAQALLCDPPVLILDEPINGLDPDGIRSTRQLLRGYAQRGGTVLLSSHVLSEVDQTADRVVMIGQGRVVADGPLESFAGPARTLIRTADLPRLTSALGQARLELRQTSVDGVSVAAPMKQVSDLAFAARVQVLELREEQQNLEELFFRLTGGAR